A genomic region of Gemmata massiliana contains the following coding sequences:
- the gnd gene encoding phosphogluconate dehydrogenase (NAD(+)-dependent, decarboxylating), translating into MQLGMIGLGRMGANMVRRLMRSKHECVAFDTHPDAVQALVKEGAVGATTLDELVKKLAKPRALWLMVPAAIVDRVLADLTSRLEPGDIVIDGGNSYYVDDIRRAKELSAKGLHYVDVGTSGGVFGLDRGYCQMIGGEPAVVKHLDPIFAALAPPIESAPRTPGKEGPTRPAEHGYLHCGPNGAGHFVKMVHNGIEYGIMAAYAEGMNILKHANVGRREHAADAETTPLRSPEHYQYDLNVADIAEVWRRGSVVSSWLLDLTAQALGSDPDLAHFAGRVSDSGEGRWTVTAAIDEGVPVPVLTAALFERFSSRGEDEYANRLLSAMRHAFGGHQEKPAAQ; encoded by the coding sequence ATGCAACTCGGGATGATCGGTCTGGGCCGAATGGGTGCGAACATGGTTCGCAGACTCATGCGCAGTAAACACGAGTGCGTCGCGTTCGATACGCACCCCGACGCCGTCCAAGCGCTGGTCAAAGAGGGCGCAGTTGGTGCCACGACGCTCGACGAACTGGTGAAGAAGCTCGCAAAACCGCGGGCGCTGTGGCTCATGGTTCCGGCCGCTATTGTCGACCGTGTGCTGGCCGATCTGACTTCGCGCCTCGAACCGGGCGACATCGTGATCGACGGCGGGAACTCGTATTACGTGGACGACATTCGCCGCGCCAAGGAACTGTCTGCGAAGGGGCTGCACTATGTCGACGTGGGGACCAGCGGCGGGGTGTTCGGGCTGGATCGCGGATACTGCCAGATGATTGGCGGCGAACCCGCGGTCGTAAAGCACCTCGACCCGATCTTTGCCGCGCTCGCTCCGCCAATCGAATCGGCCCCGCGTACCCCAGGGAAAGAAGGACCGACGCGCCCCGCCGAACACGGCTACTTGCACTGTGGGCCGAACGGGGCCGGGCACTTCGTCAAAATGGTTCACAACGGCATCGAGTACGGGATCATGGCCGCGTATGCGGAGGGCATGAACATCCTCAAGCACGCGAACGTAGGTCGGCGCGAACACGCGGCCGACGCGGAAACGACCCCACTCCGCTCTCCGGAACACTACCAGTACGATCTGAACGTGGCCGATATCGCCGAAGTGTGGCGCCGGGGAAGTGTCGTTTCGTCCTGGTTGCTCGATCTGACCGCACAAGCGCTGGGATCGGACCCGGATCTCGCGCATTTCGCGGGCCGCGTGTCCGATTCCGGTGAGGGGCGCTGGACCGTCACCGCGGCAATCGACGAGGGCGTTCCGGTCCCGGTGCTGACCGCCGCGCTGTTCGAGCGGTTCTCTTCACGCGGCGAGGACGAGTACGCGAACCGGCTACTCTCCGCGATGCGACACGCCTTCGGCGGGCACCAGGAGAAGCCCGCGGCGCAGTAG
- a CDS encoding DoxX family protein has translation MKSGTAKIALKWLLGVLFVAAGLNHFWKPEFYVRIMPPYLPWPHELVLISGGFEILGGIGLLIPRFTVPAAWGLIALLVAVFPANIHMALNPEVGADLFPNLPPAVWWVRLPFQVLFIAWAYWFTRK, from the coding sequence GTGAAATCTGGAACTGCCAAGATCGCTCTGAAATGGCTGCTCGGTGTGTTGTTCGTTGCCGCGGGGCTGAACCATTTTTGGAAGCCCGAGTTCTACGTCAGGATCATGCCACCGTACCTGCCGTGGCCCCACGAACTCGTGCTGATTAGCGGCGGGTTCGAGATCCTCGGCGGGATCGGGTTGTTAATCCCGCGGTTCACGGTTCCGGCCGCGTGGGGATTGATCGCGCTGCTTGTTGCCGTGTTCCCCGCGAACATCCACATGGCGCTGAACCCGGAGGTCGGCGCCGATCTGTTCCCCAATCTACCGCCCGCCGTGTGGTGGGTGCGGCTGCCGTTTCAGGTTCTGTTCATTGCGTGGGCGTACTGGTTCACGCGCAAGTAG
- a CDS encoding PA0069 family radical SAM protein, with amino-acid sequence MIDARIGLIGRGSNLQPVSRFDSTSKVLALDVIDLDADDIATLSNPATEFIPDRTKSVISENDSPDVGFRYSLNPYRGCEHGCSYCYARPTHEYLGFDAGLGFETKIVVKHDAPKLFRAFLARDAWVPEPIALSGVTDPYQPCERRFRLTRRCLEVAAVSNQPMSIITKNALVVRDLDLLAPMATEGLVHVNVSIGTLNAALARSMEPRASTPLARLRAVRELSAAGLPVRVLVAPIIPGLNDAEIPTILEAVKEAGASAAAYTMLRLPWAVAPVFMDWMARTFPERVERVEGRVRDARGGRLNNSAFDQRMTGTGVYAELIRRVFRVFARRFGLNGGLPPYDCSKFQPPPDANGQGRLF; translated from the coding sequence ATGATTGACGCGCGTATAGGTTTGATCGGGCGGGGATCGAATCTCCAACCCGTTAGCCGGTTCGACAGCACCTCGAAGGTATTGGCACTCGACGTGATCGATCTAGACGCGGACGACATAGCCACGCTCTCGAACCCGGCTACGGAGTTCATTCCGGACCGCACCAAATCGGTCATCTCCGAGAACGATAGTCCCGACGTCGGTTTCCGGTACAGTCTGAACCCGTACCGCGGATGTGAGCACGGTTGTTCGTACTGTTACGCGCGCCCGACTCACGAATATTTGGGCTTCGACGCGGGTTTGGGGTTCGAGACGAAGATCGTCGTGAAGCACGATGCTCCGAAGCTGTTCCGCGCGTTCCTGGCGCGGGATGCGTGGGTACCCGAGCCGATCGCGCTTTCCGGAGTGACCGATCCGTACCAGCCGTGCGAGCGCCGGTTCCGGCTCACGCGCCGGTGCCTCGAAGTCGCGGCCGTCTCGAACCAGCCGATGAGCATCATTACCAAAAACGCGCTGGTGGTGCGCGACCTCGATCTACTCGCTCCGATGGCCACTGAGGGACTGGTTCATGTGAACGTCAGCATCGGGACGCTTAACGCCGCGCTCGCGCGGTCGATGGAACCGCGTGCGTCGACGCCTCTTGCCCGGTTGCGGGCGGTTCGCGAATTGTCTGCGGCCGGGCTGCCCGTGCGCGTGCTGGTCGCGCCGATTATTCCGGGGCTGAATGATGCAGAGATCCCAACCATTCTGGAGGCGGTGAAGGAGGCGGGCGCGAGTGCCGCAGCGTACACGATGTTGCGGTTACCGTGGGCCGTTGCACCGGTCTTTATGGACTGGATGGCGCGAACGTTTCCGGAGCGCGTGGAGCGTGTCGAGGGGCGGGTGCGCGACGCGAGGGGCGGGCGGCTCAACAACAGTGCGTTCGATCAGCGGATGACGGGGACTGGCGTGTACGCAGAACTCATTCGGCGGGTGTTCAGGGTGTTCGCGCGGCGGTTCGGTTTGAACGGTGGGTTGCCGCCTTACGATTGCTCAAAATTCCAGCCGCCGCCCGATGCGAACGGGCAGGGGCGGCTGTTTTAA
- a CDS encoding efflux RND transporter permease subunit has product MNPITAALRRPVTVMVLVAGAAFAGLLAAGRMKVDIFPALDLPVVYVAQPYGGMDPQQMEGLIANYYEYHFLYINGIHHVESKNIQGASLMKLYFHPGTDMAQAMAETVGYVNRSRAFMPPGTVNPFIMRFDTGSVPVGYLVLKSETKTIGQIQDQALFKVRPMFAAIEGVSAPPPFGGSQRTVVVRVDPKQLQSQGLSADQVVQALSTGNTIAPSGQIRDATRMPLVPTNAMVTRPNELGAIEVKPGVFLRDVCLRDVTDQPLIEDASDIPTGYALVNGKRAVYILVTKRASASTLDVVSNVRKNLPEMQAVLPDDIQVSFEFDQSPYVTNSMRGVAFEGLLAAGLVGLMVLVFLRDWRSVVVVVLNIPLALVAALVALWLTGQSINLMTLGGLALAVGILVDEATVEVENIHTQMTRHESVALAVRLGNMETAVPRLLAMLCILAVFIPSFLMQGTARALFAPLALAVGFSMIASYILSSTFLPVLCVWLLKNKAGCHASSPRAPSHVERAFARVTRSGVASRWVLLPTYLGVTVAVLFLAGRQLGTEIFPQVDAGQFQFRLKAPTGTRIEQTEAITQEALRFIDHEVRDAGGTVDISLGYVGVVPSSYPINTVYLWMGGPEESVVRVALKSGSARIEALKARLREKLPAHLREWAAEKWQREGVPADIARARLADLRLSFEPADIVNEVMSFGSPSPIEVAVSGPKMADNRAHAEKLYQELAKVPAVVDLRYGQALDYPTLGVEVDPYKLQGTGATMSDAAKAITPYTSSSRFTVPNYWRDPASGVGYQVQVEVPFTLVNSVKDLEQAPVITKGSERVLLRDVGRVKEGTMPGQIDRYNMRRVVSMTGNVQGEDLGEVARQVAKAVEAAGPPPAGVKVDIRGQVAPLNELFRGLGIGLIVTVVVIGLLLLAYFQSVRLALVAVVPVPAVLTGVVAILLITGTTLNLQSFMGTIMAMGVATANAILLVTFAERARIGGMTARDAGTEGARTRARPILMTGCAMIAGMVPMALGLGEGGDQTAPLGRAVVGGLAAGTLTTLFVLPAAFALLLGRAGTASASLDPFDPNSPHHVPNAEIVSREASHAP; this is encoded by the coding sequence ATGAACCCGATCACCGCCGCGCTGCGCCGGCCGGTCACCGTCATGGTGCTGGTCGCCGGCGCAGCCTTTGCCGGGCTGCTCGCCGCCGGCCGGATGAAGGTGGACATCTTCCCCGCGCTGGACCTGCCGGTCGTCTACGTCGCACAGCCCTACGGCGGCATGGACCCGCAGCAGATGGAGGGGCTGATCGCGAACTACTACGAGTACCACTTCCTCTACATCAACGGCATCCACCACGTCGAGTCGAAGAACATCCAGGGCGCGTCCCTGATGAAGCTCTACTTCCACCCCGGCACCGACATGGCCCAGGCGATGGCGGAGACGGTGGGGTACGTCAACCGCTCGCGCGCGTTCATGCCGCCGGGCACCGTAAACCCGTTCATCATGCGGTTCGACACGGGCAGCGTACCGGTCGGATACCTGGTCCTCAAAAGCGAAACCAAGACGATCGGCCAGATCCAGGACCAAGCGCTGTTCAAGGTGCGGCCGATGTTCGCGGCGATCGAGGGGGTCAGCGCGCCGCCTCCGTTCGGTGGCAGTCAGCGAACGGTCGTCGTCCGGGTCGATCCGAAGCAGCTCCAGTCCCAGGGGCTCTCCGCCGATCAGGTGGTTCAGGCGCTCTCGACCGGCAACACGATCGCCCCGTCCGGGCAGATCCGCGACGCCACCCGGATGCCGCTGGTGCCGACCAACGCGATGGTCACCCGGCCGAACGAACTCGGCGCGATCGAGGTGAAACCGGGGGTGTTCCTGCGCGACGTGTGTTTGCGCGACGTGACCGACCAACCGCTGATCGAGGACGCGAGCGACATCCCGACCGGCTACGCCCTCGTGAACGGCAAGCGCGCGGTCTACATCCTCGTCACCAAACGGGCCAGCGCCAGCACGCTCGACGTCGTGAGCAACGTGCGGAAGAACCTGCCGGAAATGCAGGCCGTGCTCCCGGACGACATCCAGGTGAGCTTCGAGTTCGACCAGTCCCCCTACGTGACCAACTCGATGCGCGGGGTGGCGTTCGAGGGGCTGCTCGCCGCCGGTCTGGTCGGTCTCATGGTGCTGGTGTTCCTCCGTGACTGGCGGTCGGTCGTGGTCGTGGTGCTGAATATCCCGCTCGCACTCGTGGCCGCACTCGTCGCGCTGTGGCTCACCGGGCAGTCGATCAACCTGATGACCCTCGGCGGGCTGGCGCTGGCGGTCGGCATCCTGGTCGACGAGGCCACGGTCGAAGTGGAGAACATCCACACCCAAATGACGCGGCACGAGTCCGTCGCATTGGCCGTTCGGTTGGGGAACATGGAGACGGCTGTGCCGCGCCTGTTGGCGATGCTGTGCATCCTGGCCGTGTTCATTCCGTCGTTCTTGATGCAGGGAACGGCGCGTGCCCTCTTCGCGCCGCTGGCACTGGCGGTCGGGTTCTCGATGATCGCCAGCTACATCCTGTCCAGCACGTTTTTGCCGGTCCTGTGCGTGTGGCTGCTGAAGAACAAAGCGGGCTGTCACGCCAGTTCGCCGCGCGCCCCCAGTCATGTGGAGCGCGCGTTCGCCCGCGTCACCCGGAGCGGCGTCGCAAGTCGGTGGGTGCTGCTACCAACTTACCTGGGAGTCACGGTCGCAGTTCTGTTCCTCGCGGGTCGCCAGTTAGGAACGGAAATCTTCCCGCAAGTGGACGCGGGGCAGTTCCAGTTCCGGCTCAAGGCCCCGACCGGCACTCGGATCGAACAAACGGAAGCGATCACGCAGGAAGCGTTACGGTTCATCGACCACGAGGTGCGCGACGCCGGCGGTACGGTAGACATCAGCCTCGGGTACGTCGGTGTCGTCCCGTCGTCGTACCCGATCAACACCGTGTACCTTTGGATGGGCGGACCGGAAGAGTCCGTCGTTCGGGTGGCGCTGAAATCGGGCAGCGCCCGTATCGAGGCTCTGAAGGCCCGATTACGTGAGAAACTGCCCGCTCACCTGCGCGAGTGGGCTGCTGAAAAATGGCAGCGTGAAGGCGTGCCCGCCGACATCGCCCGGGCGCGGCTCGCCGACCTTCGGCTGTCGTTCGAGCCGGCCGACATCGTGAACGAGGTGATGAGCTTCGGCTCGCCGTCGCCCATTGAAGTGGCCGTGAGCGGCCCCAAAATGGCCGACAACCGTGCGCACGCAGAGAAACTGTACCAGGAATTGGCGAAGGTGCCCGCGGTGGTGGACTTGCGGTACGGGCAGGCACTCGACTACCCGACCCTCGGGGTCGAAGTGGACCCGTACAAGCTCCAGGGCACCGGAGCGACCATGAGCGACGCGGCCAAGGCGATCACGCCCTACACGTCGTCGAGTCGGTTCACAGTACCGAACTACTGGCGCGACCCGGCCAGCGGCGTCGGCTATCAAGTTCAGGTCGAGGTGCCGTTCACGCTGGTCAACTCGGTCAAGGATCTGGAACAGGCGCCGGTCATTACAAAAGGATCAGAGCGAGTGCTGCTCCGCGATGTGGGTCGAGTCAAGGAAGGCACGATGCCCGGCCAGATCGACCGGTACAACATGCGCCGCGTAGTGAGCATGACCGGCAACGTCCAGGGCGAGGATCTGGGTGAAGTCGCGCGGCAGGTGGCCAAAGCGGTCGAAGCGGCCGGCCCACCTCCGGCCGGCGTGAAGGTGGATATTCGCGGACAGGTCGCCCCGCTCAACGAACTGTTCCGGGGATTGGGGATCGGTCTGATCGTTACGGTTGTCGTCATCGGGCTGCTGCTCCTGGCCTACTTCCAGTCCGTCCGTCTGGCACTCGTGGCAGTGGTCCCGGTACCGGCGGTGCTCACGGGAGTGGTGGCGATACTGCTGATTACGGGTACCACGCTCAATCTCCAGTCGTTCATGGGAACGATCATGGCCATGGGTGTGGCGACCGCTAACGCCATCCTGCTCGTCACGTTCGCCGAGCGCGCCCGCATCGGGGGAATGACCGCTCGCGATGCCGGTACTGAGGGCGCGCGAACCCGTGCACGGCCGATTCTGATGACCGGGTGCGCGATGATCGCCGGTATGGTCCCGATGGCACTCGGGCTCGGTGAGGGCGGGGACCAAACAGCGCCACTTGGTCGAGCGGTGGTCGGCGGACTGGCGGCCGGCACCCTCACCACGCTGTTCGTCCTGCCGGCCGCGTTCGCGTTGCTCCTGGGGCGCGCCGGTACCGCGTCCGCGTCACTCGACCCGTTCGACCCCAATAGCCCACACCACGTCCCGAACGCCGAGATCGTCTCGCGGGAGGCTTCCCATGCGCCGTGA
- a CDS encoding carboxymuconolactone decarboxylase family protein, protein MRRFIVPALLVFACAASASAQPAKTAPPPPALPDGTWEKLPPPKKPLLPEWAKVFAGPLPKTTAKMLELDYLHREKNPLGARLAARIRWTVADALDSKYGRAVAKADLDRTELVARPPTEDEAAALAFAKKLTLEGHAITDSEFAALLKRFTPEQVTAIVHTVACANFQNRIALALGVKGEDPIALPVATQFDLDAAKVKAPERPSWDDLKSVKAGGIAVRVEWGKDGFDEVNAAMDRQKERTLRVPLPSNAAIEKLPPRERDSAKRILWNTVSAGYQPELTRAWFACLSAYYEESKVDRVFTNSMFWVVTRTNDCFY, encoded by the coding sequence ATGCGCAGGTTCATCGTTCCCGCTTTGCTCGTATTCGCGTGTGCGGCATCCGCGTCGGCACAGCCCGCGAAAACCGCTCCACCGCCCCCCGCGTTGCCCGATGGCACCTGGGAGAAGCTCCCACCACCAAAGAAGCCCCTGCTGCCCGAGTGGGCGAAAGTGTTCGCGGGTCCGTTACCTAAAACGACCGCGAAGATGCTCGAACTCGATTACCTGCACCGCGAGAAGAACCCGCTCGGTGCCCGGCTCGCGGCCCGCATCCGATGGACCGTCGCGGACGCGCTCGACAGCAAGTACGGACGCGCTGTGGCAAAGGCCGACCTCGATCGCACAGAACTGGTGGCTCGTCCGCCTACTGAGGACGAGGCGGCGGCGCTCGCGTTCGCGAAGAAACTCACGCTCGAAGGGCACGCCATCACCGACAGCGAGTTCGCGGCGCTGCTCAAGCGATTCACCCCGGAGCAGGTAACTGCGATCGTTCACACCGTCGCTTGCGCCAACTTCCAGAATCGCATCGCCCTTGCGCTTGGTGTAAAGGGCGAAGACCCGATCGCGCTACCGGTCGCGACGCAGTTCGATCTCGACGCGGCGAAAGTGAAAGCTCCTGAGCGGCCGTCGTGGGACGATCTCAAGTCCGTGAAGGCCGGCGGGATTGCCGTCCGAGTCGAGTGGGGGAAAGACGGTTTCGATGAAGTCAACGCGGCGATGGATCGGCAAAAAGAGCGCACGCTCCGCGTTCCGCTCCCGAGTAACGCGGCGATCGAAAAACTACCGCCACGCGAACGTGATTCTGCGAAGCGCATCCTCTGGAACACGGTCAGCGCCGGGTACCAGCCGGAACTCACCCGGGCGTGGTTCGCGTGCCTCTCCGCGTACTACGAGGAATCCAAGGTCGATCGCGTGTTCACCAATTCCATGTTCTGGGTGGTTACGCGAACCAACGACTGTTTCTACTGA
- a CDS encoding MFS transporter — translation MTTDSQPPTGDTLFGRRPYVLFLTSRFFSTLATGSQAVTIAWEVYEIARRTMDVEEAAFAVGMIGLVQFLPLICLTLVAGETADRYNRRLILALCYITQLITSAALALRSELGTGLWPVFVLSALFGSARAFFHPAASALGPMLVPIHLLPRAIATNSLVAQLGSILGPALGGLLCSISPVLGYSVSAGLYVGSTICCLLIRADTRPPFEHGRSRAAQIREGLGYVWHNKLVLGAISLDLFAVLLGGATGLLPVFARDVLHVGPEGFGILRSSPAIGALVVASVLALRPIRSGAGGKMLLAVALFGVMTIVFAYSRSFALSVFALAVLGGADMVSVFTRQSLVQIATPDRMRGRVSAVSTLFIGASNELGEFESGVVARFLGPVSAVAFGGFGSLFVTGLWTWLFPTLRKADRLT, via the coding sequence ATGACCACCGATTCTCAACCGCCGACCGGCGACACGCTGTTCGGCCGTCGCCCCTATGTTCTCTTTCTGACCAGCCGATTCTTCAGCACCCTGGCAACCGGTTCCCAGGCGGTAACGATCGCGTGGGAGGTGTACGAAATCGCCCGCCGGACGATGGACGTCGAGGAAGCCGCGTTCGCGGTGGGGATGATCGGACTGGTTCAGTTCCTTCCCCTCATTTGTCTGACGCTTGTCGCGGGGGAAACGGCCGATCGGTACAACCGCCGGCTCATCCTCGCGCTGTGCTACATCACGCAGTTAATCACGTCCGCGGCGCTCGCACTGCGGTCGGAACTGGGAACCGGTTTGTGGCCGGTCTTTGTTCTGTCGGCCCTGTTCGGGAGTGCGCGGGCGTTCTTCCACCCGGCAGCGAGTGCGCTGGGGCCGATGCTCGTGCCGATTCACCTGTTACCGCGTGCGATCGCGACGAACTCTCTGGTGGCGCAACTGGGGAGCATTCTCGGCCCGGCGCTCGGCGGGCTGCTGTGTTCGATCTCCCCGGTTCTTGGGTACAGCGTGAGCGCCGGTTTGTACGTGGGTTCGACTATCTGCTGCCTGCTGATTCGCGCGGACACCCGACCGCCGTTCGAGCACGGGCGCTCGCGGGCGGCGCAGATCCGTGAGGGGCTCGGGTACGTGTGGCACAACAAGTTGGTTCTGGGTGCGATCTCGCTCGACTTGTTCGCGGTGCTACTCGGCGGCGCTACCGGGTTGCTCCCCGTATTCGCTCGCGACGTGTTGCATGTGGGGCCGGAAGGGTTCGGCATCCTGCGCTCGTCGCCGGCGATCGGGGCGCTGGTCGTGGCTAGCGTTTTGGCGCTCCGACCGATTCGGAGTGGGGCGGGGGGGAAGATGCTCCTCGCGGTCGCTCTGTTCGGGGTGATGACGATCGTGTTTGCGTACTCGCGTTCGTTCGCACTTTCCGTTTTTGCGCTGGCCGTGCTGGGTGGGGCCGACATGGTGTCGGTGTTCACGCGGCAAAGCCTCGTGCAGATCGCGACGCCGGACCGGATGCGCGGGCGGGTTTCGGCGGTTTCCACACTGTTCATCGGGGCATCGAACGAACTAGGCGAGTTCGAGAGCGGGGTCGTTGCTCGGTTCCTTGGCCCGGTTAGTGCGGTGGCCTTCGGAGGTTTTGGGTCACTGTTCGTAACGGGCCTTTGGACGTGGTTGTTCCCCACGTTGCGGAAAGCGGATCGTCTCACGTGA
- a CDS encoding efflux RND transporter periplasmic adaptor subunit, which translates to MRRDLSFVLAAALGVAPAVGCNQKSPPPGGAAPAPATPITVVKPERRAIKRVIEQPGTVTAFEETVLHAKLPGFVGKIADDPEKANRPPHDRQTDIGSRVKAGQVLAVLTMPELDEEWKQKVALVKQAEAEVVQSEKAAEAMKAGVTAAESLVTVAEAGVDRSQALYERWQKEVDRIAKLLGNGVGDSQTLDETKNQLRAAEAGQKEATARVTAARAAVKKAVADEAKAVADVVGAKAKLEVARAEVNRLDALRSYTAIKAPFDGVVTRRSVNTGDLVSGTEKTGLFTVARTDPVRVVVNVPEADAGQVAVGQDVRLALQGPEQVGKVIRTSWSLEPGSRTLRTEIDLPNEIGALRPGMFVHAKLTIELPAAWSVPAAAVGKSGDDAIMYTVESGKAARVTVQLIKGDGQFTQVRRYKKSSATDWTDVTGSEQFASPTAALADGQAVP; encoded by the coding sequence ATGCGCCGTGACCTGTCGTTCGTTCTCGCCGCCGCACTTGGCGTCGCACCAGCCGTCGGGTGCAATCAGAAATCACCTCCTCCCGGGGGAGCAGCTCCGGCCCCCGCGACACCGATCACGGTCGTCAAACCAGAGCGGCGCGCGATCAAACGGGTGATCGAGCAGCCCGGCACGGTCACGGCATTCGAGGAGACGGTCCTGCACGCAAAACTCCCCGGCTTCGTCGGGAAGATCGCGGACGACCCGGAAAAGGCGAACCGCCCGCCCCACGACCGGCAAACCGATATCGGGAGCCGCGTCAAGGCGGGGCAGGTTCTGGCCGTGTTGACCATGCCGGAACTGGACGAAGAGTGGAAACAAAAGGTCGCCCTCGTCAAACAGGCCGAAGCGGAAGTGGTGCAGTCCGAGAAAGCGGCAGAGGCGATGAAGGCCGGTGTTACGGCCGCGGAGTCACTGGTCACCGTTGCCGAAGCGGGGGTGGATCGCTCGCAGGCCCTGTACGAGCGCTGGCAAAAGGAAGTTGATCGGATCGCAAAACTGCTCGGCAACGGGGTCGGCGACAGCCAGACACTCGACGAGACGAAGAACCAACTCCGGGCCGCAGAAGCGGGGCAGAAAGAAGCGACCGCGCGCGTCACAGCAGCGCGAGCAGCGGTGAAAAAGGCAGTGGCCGACGAAGCGAAAGCGGTGGCCGATGTGGTCGGCGCGAAAGCGAAACTGGAAGTTGCCCGAGCCGAGGTCAATCGGTTGGACGCACTCCGCAGTTACACAGCGATCAAGGCCCCGTTCGACGGGGTGGTGACCCGCCGGTCGGTCAACACCGGTGACCTGGTGAGCGGGACCGAGAAGACCGGGCTGTTTACCGTAGCTCGAACCGATCCGGTGCGAGTGGTGGTAAATGTGCCAGAGGCAGACGCCGGACAGGTCGCGGTTGGTCAGGACGTGCGTTTGGCACTCCAGGGACCGGAGCAGGTGGGGAAAGTGATCCGCACGTCCTGGTCACTGGAACCGGGATCGCGCACGCTGCGGACCGAGATCGACCTGCCCAATGAAATAGGAGCATTGCGGCCGGGCATGTTCGTCCACGCGAAACTGACAATCGAACTCCCGGCCGCGTGGTCGGTCCCGGCGGCGGCGGTCGGCAAATCCGGCGACGACGCGATCATGTACACCGTCGAAAGCGGAAAAGCGGCCCGGGTAACCGTCCAGCTCATTAAGGGCGACGGTCAGTTCACTCAAGTTCGCCGGTACAAAAAGTCCTCGGCCACCGACTGGACCGACGTAACTGGCTCCGAACAGTTCGCGTCCCCGACCGCGGCTCTCGCCGACGGGCAGGCGGTACCGTAA
- a CDS encoding carboxymuconolactone decarboxylase family protein: MGHSEMLLAVAGVKPEDVKALTKKLASGDWSSFPKAQQSAFGLAYKMSKDPASITDADRAALVEVFGRERTVDLIYYVGWCNYMTRIADAFQLPLEQENPFAPAPKK; this comes from the coding sequence ATGGGTCACAGCGAAATGCTGCTCGCGGTCGCGGGCGTAAAACCGGAAGACGTGAAGGCCTTGACGAAGAAGCTGGCGAGCGGGGACTGGTCCTCGTTCCCGAAGGCGCAACAATCGGCGTTCGGTTTGGCGTACAAGATGAGCAAAGACCCCGCATCGATCACGGACGCGGACCGGGCGGCGCTGGTCGAAGTGTTCGGCCGCGAACGCACGGTCGATCTGATTTACTACGTCGGGTGGTGCAACTACATGACGCGAATCGCGGATGCGTTCCAGTTGCCGCTCGAACAGGAGAACCCGTTCGCTCCGGCACCGAAGAAATAG